One Pontibacter deserti genomic region harbors:
- a CDS encoding TAT-variant-translocated molybdopterin oxidoreductase, translated as MQDRIKYWKGIEELENTPEFAKHAHNEFPEFLPVNETSGEETSGSGKTHRRDFLKLLGFSVAAVSLASCEAPVRKAIPYLNKPVDVEPGTANWYATTYYLNGDYNSILVKTREARPIKIEPNPTSALTPIGTSSRAQASVLSVYDNNRLRTPLLKGKEAKWEEVDREIASRLRSVNGKVAIVSSTVISPSTKQLINEFGSRFGNFEHVVYDANSSSALLSANNGVVPGYDFSKANIIVSINADFLGTWLAPIIFAKQYITNRKVSADKKDMSRHYQFETIMSLTGANADIRVPIKPSDEYAVVSALHKAITGGAAGNVEGIDAKALANAVKDLKANAGKALVVSGSNDPAVQAMVTAINQSLGAEGSTIDSATPYFVKQGNDAQMIRLINDMNNGTVGAVFFYNANPAYDHPLADKVVSGLKKVSLKVSFAERVDETAALADIVAPDHNYLESWNDFEPKKGYISLAQPVLSPIFTTRQMQDSLLTWSGNNTSYYEYIRNNWRKVITGDFNKGWEKAVHDGVLQNGSSMLTVSNTFTPATITARTAKPAAGAIEAVLYEKVAIGNGTEANNPWLQEMADPITKATWGNYVTMSRKMSEDMKLVQGDVVRVTMANGKSIELPVLVQPGQAQGTVGIAMGYGRDITSMPVAKGLGANAFPIATVVNNSIAYTSPVKIEKTEATSEIAQMQTHHTIMDRLVVQENTLAQYVKNPKEVTEYVRIATHEGPAKPSSISLWDDYEYKNHHWGMVIDLNSCIGCGACTISCQAENNIPVVGKAEVLNRREMHWMRIDRYYSAVEHEEKDYATMEDPAENPSVIFQPMLCQHCNHAPCETVCPVAATMHSSEGINQMAYNRCVGTRYCANNCPYKVRRFNWFAYSNNDKFDYTMNNDLAKFVLNPDVTVRGRGVMEKCSFCVQRVQLGKLEAKRENRRPKDGEIVTACAQSCPTEAIVFGDMLDKESRISKILAREKGERAFHVLEELNVQPNVTYLTKIRNLA; from the coding sequence ATGCAAGACAGAATAAAGTACTGGAAAGGAATTGAGGAGTTAGAGAATACTCCGGAGTTCGCTAAGCATGCTCATAATGAGTTTCCAGAATTCCTGCCGGTTAACGAAACTAGTGGTGAAGAAACTTCAGGAAGTGGTAAAACACACCGCCGCGACTTTCTGAAGCTTCTTGGATTCAGTGTAGCTGCCGTTTCTCTTGCTTCATGCGAGGCGCCGGTAAGAAAAGCTATTCCTTACCTGAACAAGCCAGTTGATGTGGAGCCAGGTACAGCTAACTGGTATGCTACAACATATTACCTGAACGGTGATTATAACAGTATTCTTGTTAAAACCCGTGAAGCACGCCCGATCAAGATCGAGCCAAACCCTACATCTGCACTTACTCCAATTGGTACAAGCTCAAGAGCACAGGCTTCAGTACTGAGTGTGTATGATAACAACAGACTTCGCACACCTTTATTAAAAGGTAAAGAAGCAAAGTGGGAAGAAGTTGACCGTGAAATAGCTTCTCGTTTACGTTCTGTAAATGGTAAAGTAGCTATCGTTTCTTCAACGGTTATTTCTCCGTCTACCAAACAACTGATCAATGAGTTCGGCTCACGTTTCGGTAACTTCGAACACGTAGTTTATGATGCTAACTCTTCCTCAGCTCTTTTAAGCGCTAACAATGGTGTTGTACCTGGATATGATTTCAGCAAAGCAAACATCATTGTAAGTATAAATGCAGACTTCTTAGGTACATGGTTAGCTCCGATTATCTTTGCTAAGCAATACATCACCAACAGAAAAGTATCTGCTGACAAAAAAGATATGTCACGCCACTACCAGTTTGAGACTATTATGTCGCTTACTGGTGCTAACGCTGATATTCGTGTTCCAATTAAACCATCTGATGAATACGCTGTAGTTTCAGCGCTTCATAAAGCAATTACTGGTGGTGCAGCAGGTAATGTTGAAGGTATAGATGCAAAAGCATTAGCAAATGCAGTTAAAGACCTGAAGGCGAATGCTGGTAAAGCGCTTGTAGTATCTGGTTCTAACGATCCGGCTGTACAGGCAATGGTTACAGCTATTAACCAGTCACTTGGTGCTGAAGGATCAACTATAGATTCTGCAACTCCTTACTTTGTAAAGCAGGGTAACGATGCGCAGATGATCCGCCTGATCAATGACATGAACAACGGTACTGTTGGTGCTGTGTTCTTCTATAATGCAAACCCAGCTTATGACCATCCGCTTGCTGACAAAGTTGTTAGCGGATTAAAGAAAGTAAGCTTAAAAGTGTCTTTTGCTGAGCGTGTGGATGAAACTGCAGCGCTGGCAGACATCGTGGCTCCGGATCATAACTATCTGGAATCATGGAATGACTTCGAGCCTAAGAAAGGTTACATCAGCTTAGCCCAGCCAGTTCTGTCGCCAATATTTACAACACGCCAGATGCAGGACTCCCTGTTAACCTGGAGTGGAAATAATACCAGCTACTACGAATATATCCGTAACAACTGGAGAAAAGTAATTACAGGTGACTTTAATAAAGGATGGGAAAAAGCAGTTCATGATGGTGTATTGCAGAACGGAAGCAGCATGCTTACTGTGAGCAACACATTCACTCCTGCAACTATAACTGCCAGAACTGCAAAACCTGCAGCAGGTGCTATAGAAGCTGTTCTTTATGAAAAAGTAGCTATCGGTAACGGTACTGAAGCCAACAACCCTTGGCTTCAGGAAATGGCTGATCCTATTACTAAAGCTACCTGGGGCAACTATGTAACCATGTCACGCAAAATGTCTGAAGACATGAAGCTGGTACAAGGTGATGTAGTTAGAGTAACTATGGCTAATGGTAAATCTATTGAGCTTCCTGTGCTGGTTCAGCCAGGTCAGGCGCAAGGTACAGTAGGTATAGCTATGGGTTACGGCCGTGATATCACATCAATGCCTGTTGCAAAAGGACTAGGAGCAAATGCTTTCCCGATTGCAACAGTTGTTAATAACAGCATAGCTTATACTAGCCCGGTTAAAATCGAGAAAACAGAAGCTACTTCTGAAATCGCTCAGATGCAAACACACCACACGATCATGGATCGTCTGGTAGTTCAGGAAAATACACTGGCTCAGTATGTAAAGAATCCGAAAGAAGTAACAGAATATGTTCGCATAGCTACACATGAAGGTCCTGCGAAACCATCTTCTATCTCACTTTGGGATGATTATGAATACAAGAACCACCACTGGGGTATGGTTATCGACCTTAACTCTTGTATAGGTTGTGGTGCTTGTACAATTAGCTGTCAGGCAGAAAACAACATTCCGGTAGTAGGTAAAGCAGAAGTTCTTAACCGTCGCGAAATGCACTGGATGCGTATCGACAGATACTACAGCGCAGTAGAGCACGAGGAGAAGGATTATGCAACTATGGAAGATCCTGCAGAAAATCCTTCTGTTATCTTCCAGCCAATGCTATGCCAGCACTGTAACCATGCTCCATGTGAGACTGTTTGCCCTGTTGCTGCTACCATGCACAGCTCAGAAGGTATTAACCAGATGGCTTATAACCGTTGCGTAGGTACTCGCTATTGCGCAAACAACTGCCCTTACAAAGTACGTCGCTTTAACTGGTTTGCATATTCAAACAACGATAAGTTCGACTATACTATGAATAACGACCTGGCTAAGTTCGTGCTTAACCCAGATGTTACAGTACGTGGTCGCGGTGTAATGGAGAAATGCTCTTTCTGCGTGCAGCGTGTACAGCTTGGTAAGTTAGAAGCGAAGCGTGAGAACAGAAGACCGAAAGATGGTGAAATTGTAACTGCTTGTGCACAGTCTTGCCCAACAGAAGCGATCGTGTTCGGTGATATGCTTGATAAAGAAAGCCGTATCTCTAAAATTCTGGCTCGCGAAAAAGGTGAACGCGCATTCCACGTACTGGAAGAGCTAAACGTTCAGCCAAACGTGACTTACTTGACTAAAATTAGAAACTTAGCTTAA